Sequence from the [Clostridium] scindens genome:
TGACCTGGCGATCGTCGACAGGATGCTTCCGATCATTGACGGGCTGACCATCATAAAGGCAATGCGTAGAAAAGGAATCCGCATTCCGATCATCATCACAACAGGCATGTCGGCAATCGATGAACGGATTGAGGGGCTGGATGGAGGCGCGGATGACTATCTGGTCAAGCCGTTCCATATCCGCGAGCTTCTTGCCAGGGTAAGGGCTTTGACAAGACGTCCGGCGAAGATACAGACAACGGATATCTTAAACTATGCGGATCTGGAACTTGATAAGTCAAGCCGAAAGGTATCAAGTCCGGACAGGACAATAATACTGACGGCAAAAGAGTCCGAATTACTGTATGTGCTGATGCGTAAGCCGGAAACGCTATACACAAGAGAGCAGCTGATTTTAAAGATATGGGGTGCAGACTCAGAGGTAGAATTAGGAAATGTTGATAACTATATTTCATTCCTGCGGAAAAGATTAAAAGAACTGAAAAGCAGCTGTGAGATAAAAACAGTTTATGGTGCCGGATATAAATTGGAGAAGAAAAATGTTAGATAAATTATATAAAAAATTAAATCTGATTGCCGTAAGTTTTACAATGCTGATCATTACAATGGTGATGGCGATCATAGGCTTCAATTATATCAGCACGGAAAAAGGGAACCAAAGCAGTTTCTTCCAGAG
This genomic interval carries:
- a CDS encoding response regulator transcription factor, with the protein product MKILLLEDDLELCTSIRAELEKSGYVVDCCTDGETAMLYALNAEYGYDLAIVDRMLPIIDGLTIIKAMRRKGIRIPIIITTGMSAIDERIEGLDGGADDYLVKPFHIRELLARVRALTRRPAKIQTTDILNYADLELDKSSRKVSSPDRTIILTAKESELLYVLMRKPETLYTREQLILKIWGADSEVELGNVDNYISFLRKRLKELKSSCEIKTVYGAGYKLEKKNVR